The following proteins are encoded in a genomic region of Vibrio sinaloensis:
- a CDS encoding OmpA family protein, protein MTGLKQYGVALISLILSACATDTYVSKENLDKFGDPLVEKFLIRECIVPERDIRIAVASHFAFDKAELQPADQQQIDQLITSIGKYHGQISIVGHTDYQGDDDYNQRLSLRRAESIKAYMQIKLDASRYDWEVKYYGESRPIVEGTSVQANAQNRRAYVVFEQTQTQQENAFCAPPEPERKVYVAMTSHFAFDDAQLSDLDRQSLDEFADNLRGLNGRVLIAGHTDYQGAISYNQKLATQRAQSVQHYLQTKLDPTQFVWEVKAFGELAPITQQQDLESNALNRRAFVVFKQGELPDLIQE, encoded by the coding sequence ATGACAGGTTTAAAACAGTATGGCGTAGCGTTGATTTCCCTGATCCTCAGCGCGTGTGCAACCGACACTTATGTAAGTAAAGAGAACTTGGATAAGTTTGGCGACCCACTCGTAGAGAAGTTTTTAATTCGAGAGTGTATCGTCCCAGAGCGAGATATTCGCATCGCAGTCGCTTCTCACTTTGCCTTTGACAAGGCCGAGCTACAACCTGCTGATCAACAACAGATAGACCAGTTGATCACCAGTATTGGTAAATATCATGGTCAGATTTCGATAGTCGGTCACACCGATTATCAGGGTGACGATGACTATAACCAAAGGCTATCTTTGCGTAGAGCTGAATCAATAAAAGCGTACATGCAAATCAAGTTGGATGCTTCGCGCTACGATTGGGAGGTAAAGTACTACGGGGAGTCTCGTCCTATCGTTGAAGGCACCTCTGTTCAGGCCAACGCGCAAAATAGGCGTGCGTATGTCGTGTTCGAGCAGACTCAAACTCAGCAGGAAAATGCATTTTGTGCACCACCAGAGCCAGAGCGCAAAGTGTATGTAGCAATGACATCCCATTTTGCTTTTGACGATGCCCAACTAAGCGATTTAGACCGGCAATCGCTGGATGAGTTCGCCGACAACTTACGCGGCCTAAATGGACGCGTATTGATTGCAGGGCATACCGACTACCAGGGGGCAATTAGTTACAACCAAAAGCTCGCGACACAAAGAGCGCAATCTGTGCAGCACTATTTACAGACCAAGCTAGACCCAACGCAATTTGTATGGGAAGTTAAAGCCTTTGGCGAACTCGCCCCGATAACACAACAACAAGACCTTGAATCTAATGCATTAAATCGTCGGGCATTTGTTGTTTTTAAACAGGGTGAGCTCCCCGATCTAATTCAAGAATAA
- a CDS encoding mechanosensitive ion channel family protein encodes MEKAQVVIDFLLTHKLVFSALIIITISLMRKLVLSKIRGEVAFVSEKQRNWMSRTKNGTFIITVLTLFVLWQSEISEFAFSVAAIAVAIVVASKEIILCFTGSIQRASSRSFRIGDWIEVGKTCGEVIEHNIMATVIQEIDLHHGQYHYTGKTITLPNSMFFTYPVKNLNFMKRYVFHNFSIVVRDFVNLYPLLPVLSEKIEQHTHYFHDVAKRYNSMIEKHAGVDLPGSEAHIHITSGATGEQFVHIMLFCPTDKAVHLEQEIRADFMALYEERFPADAAKAELATSP; translated from the coding sequence GTGGAGAAAGCGCAGGTCGTTATTGATTTTCTTCTAACTCATAAGTTGGTGTTTAGTGCACTGATCATCATCACCATTTCGCTGATGAGAAAGCTAGTGCTATCAAAGATACGTGGCGAAGTGGCCTTTGTGTCTGAAAAACAACGCAATTGGATGTCGCGGACCAAAAATGGCACCTTCATCATTACTGTATTGACGCTGTTTGTGTTGTGGCAATCGGAAATCAGTGAATTCGCGTTTTCGGTCGCTGCTATTGCAGTCGCTATAGTGGTCGCGTCGAAGGAGATCATTCTCTGCTTCACCGGCTCCATTCAACGTGCCAGCTCTCGCTCGTTTCGCATCGGCGACTGGATTGAGGTAGGAAAAACCTGTGGCGAGGTGATAGAGCACAATATCATGGCGACAGTGATTCAAGAGATTGACCTACACCATGGTCAATATCATTACACGGGTAAGACCATCACCTTACCTAACAGTATGTTTTTTACCTATCCAGTAAAGAACCTCAACTTTATGAAACGTTATGTTTTTCATAACTTTTCTATTGTTGTGCGAGATTTTGTCAATCTCTACCCACTGCTGCCAGTGTTAAGCGAGAAAATTGAGCAACATACCCACTATTTTCACGATGTGGCCAAGCGTTATAACTCGATGATAGAAAAGCACGCAGGGGTAGACTTGCCCGGCTCTGAGGCGCACATTCATATCACCAGTGGGGCAACGGGTGAACAGTTTGTCCATATCATGCTTTTCTGTCCTACTGACAAAGCGGTTCACTTAGAGCAAGAGATACGTGCAGATTTTATGGCGCTGTATGAAGAGCGTTTTCCGGCGGATGCAGCAAAAGCTGAGTTAGCCACCAGCCCCTAG
- a CDS encoding GFA family protein yields the protein MIKQVGNTQIGDKHIATCHCESVKLELALPNGIEKPRRCDCSICRRKGAIVASVKLDGIRILEGEHLLTLYQFNTKTAKHYFCSVCGIYTHHQRRSCPDEYGYNVGCLVGVNPFDLGEIVTHDGVNHPADR from the coding sequence ATGATCAAACAAGTAGGAAATACTCAGATTGGCGACAAGCATATCGCAACCTGCCATTGTGAAAGCGTTAAACTTGAGCTCGCTTTACCGAATGGGATTGAAAAGCCAAGACGTTGCGATTGCTCGATTTGTCGGCGAAAAGGGGCCATTGTTGCGTCGGTGAAGCTGGATGGAATACGCATACTGGAAGGCGAACACCTTCTAACCCTTTATCAATTCAATACCAAAACCGCGAAGCACTATTTTTGTTCTGTGTGCGGTATCTATACGCATCACCAACGCCGTTCTTGCCCAGATGAATACGGGTACAATGTTGGTTGCTTAGTCGGCGTGAACCCGTTTGATCTCGGTGAAATCGTGACTCACGATGGGGTCAATCATCCCGCAGACCGTTAA
- a CDS encoding ArsR/SmtB family transcription factor yields the protein MDGGNNPNPTSPPLTETQSEQQRVLAKQAKALSHPVRVRIVKILIDLDKQGGCLNHDIVEQLGLAQSTVSEHLRVLKSAGFVRTQQIPPRVCYRINKQALSDFSQLFHQLFG from the coding sequence ATGGACGGCGGCAACAATCCCAATCCGACCTCGCCCCCTTTAACAGAGACCCAATCTGAGCAGCAACGAGTATTGGCAAAACAAGCCAAGGCACTCTCTCATCCTGTGCGGGTTCGTATTGTTAAGATTTTAATCGATTTAGACAAACAAGGCGGCTGTTTGAACCATGATATTGTCGAGCAACTGGGATTGGCACAGTCAACGGTTTCTGAGCACTTGCGGGTACTAAAAAGTGCTGGGTTTGTTCGCACGCAGCAAATACCGCCTAGGGTGTGTTATCGCATCAATAAGCAGGCTCTGAGCGACTTTTCACAGCTGTTTCATCAACTGTTTGGCTGA
- a CDS encoding M16 family metallopeptidase: MRKLFFLLLFILVGCSQPKIETPIERDPDWTSGQLENGMRFYIYPLEESEPVSLRLLFHVGSAQETDQQRGYAHFLEHMAFNGSKNLSSQGVVAMFEQAGLTFGSDINAYTSYYETVYELDLPDRSQLPTAMVWMRDIADGLTLDAAEIEKEKGVIRGEIRRARPENRSFAEKHYDDLIAGTPLADMDPVGSKESVNNASAESIREFYQTWYHPQYTEIIISGDISVSEAKSLIEKQFSSWQPNNEPPSNHKQEIEITPSDYVNLTGEYDSSSIGLMVDRGSAIIQNRQQLLDTWLDDIAQSLIFNRLDSAFNDAAIPLQGLSVGSDYINYHRYSYLHVGFAESERVEAQQMLASTLAALRDFGISEQERETALSGYRQQLDNLDYNWQQQTSIELVETMVASQTQGVANQSKRDYQRSLEALLQLATQERLNQQIRQLLSSEYALILAGEDSPSVTALQSQVPQLRAQFATPGIKPVMLASQVAELKSPSAAGDIISSKENDGFSVWTLSNGVEVWFEADSTAGEYVQMVYISQGGSSALSKELQAAKDLAGAVITRSGVGEFTGSEFDAYLTRESIEVYPFISYTHHGLEVATTKSKLIDALNVIYNAVTNGNVDSRQLEVVKREQIEDLQNYLATPIGKWGSAINKNSYIPNSYHRLATAPELSMVNEQQIEQVYQQLFAVNRNNKLVIVGDLSAAQVEPLINQFIAAIPLEQTPTMAIDVGLNLTPQFRIDMPIHNEDSSFYLLRMTNPTATATSARTAFIDDMIQRLLAKRLTDYVREELGLDYAPDAFSAAQDSETITDWLIEAQVNPSDMDKVDQAVVTVVQSMLSSVTQDDLDLVAKQLSVALAPLADEPVDRTWFYARYLVHGYGVEALTDVDAMTQSITLEEFKQRITASFGDKAITTKYTLTPKL; encoded by the coding sequence ATGCGTAAATTATTCTTTTTATTATTATTTATATTAGTTGGCTGTAGTCAGCCCAAGATTGAAACTCCGATAGAGCGAGACCCAGATTGGACATCTGGCCAACTCGAAAACGGCATGCGTTTTTACATCTACCCGCTTGAAGAGTCCGAACCAGTTTCTTTGCGCTTGTTGTTCCATGTTGGTTCAGCGCAGGAGACGGACCAACAGCGCGGTTACGCTCACTTTCTCGAACACATGGCATTCAATGGTTCGAAAAATCTATCAAGCCAAGGCGTGGTCGCTATGTTTGAACAAGCAGGCTTAACCTTCGGTTCTGACATTAACGCTTATACCTCTTACTATGAAACCGTGTATGAGCTTGACCTTCCTGACCGCAGTCAGTTGCCTACCGCTATGGTGTGGATGAGAGATATCGCTGATGGCCTCACCTTAGACGCGGCTGAAATCGAAAAAGAAAAAGGCGTGATTCGAGGCGAGATTCGCCGAGCGCGGCCGGAGAATCGTTCATTTGCCGAGAAGCATTACGATGATTTAATTGCTGGCACACCACTCGCTGATATGGACCCTGTTGGCAGCAAAGAATCGGTCAATAATGCCAGCGCAGAGAGTATTCGCGAGTTTTACCAAACTTGGTACCATCCTCAGTATACCGAGATCATCATTAGCGGTGACATCAGTGTTAGTGAAGCCAAGTCGTTAATTGAAAAGCAGTTCTCGAGCTGGCAACCCAATAATGAGCCGCCTAGTAACCATAAACAAGAGATTGAGATAACGCCGAGCGACTATGTCAATCTAACTGGCGAATATGACTCGTCTAGTATTGGGCTGATGGTTGATAGAGGAAGCGCGATTATTCAAAATCGCCAACAACTGCTGGATACCTGGCTAGATGACATAGCACAGAGCTTGATTTTTAATCGCTTGGATTCGGCGTTTAATGATGCAGCGATTCCTCTGCAAGGGCTCTCTGTTGGCAGTGACTATATTAATTATCACCGATACAGTTATTTGCATGTCGGCTTTGCGGAGTCGGAGCGTGTTGAAGCGCAACAAATGTTGGCGTCGACTTTAGCGGCACTGCGTGATTTTGGTATCAGTGAACAGGAGCGAGAAACCGCATTGAGTGGCTATCGCCAGCAGTTAGACAATTTAGACTACAACTGGCAACAGCAAACCAGTATCGAGTTAGTCGAGACCATGGTGGCGAGCCAGACACAGGGCGTCGCTAATCAGTCTAAGCGCGATTACCAGCGCAGCCTTGAAGCGCTGCTACAGTTAGCGACTCAAGAAAGGTTGAATCAGCAAATCCGACAATTGCTGTCTAGTGAATACGCTTTGATCTTAGCGGGTGAAGACAGCCCATCGGTCACCGCTTTGCAAAGCCAGGTTCCTCAATTGAGAGCCCAATTTGCAACACCAGGGATAAAACCCGTTATGTTGGCGAGTCAAGTCGCTGAGCTAAAATCGCCAAGCGCTGCAGGAGACATTATCAGCAGCAAGGAGAACGATGGTTTCAGCGTTTGGACGTTGTCCAATGGTGTAGAGGTGTGGTTTGAAGCGGATAGCACTGCAGGCGAATACGTACAGATGGTGTACATCAGCCAAGGTGGGTCGAGCGCACTAAGTAAAGAGCTCCAAGCGGCAAAAGATTTGGCTGGAGCTGTAATCACACGCAGTGGAGTAGGCGAGTTTACTGGTAGCGAGTTTGATGCCTACCTCACCAGAGAATCAATAGAAGTCTACCCCTTTATTAGCTATACCCATCATGGCTTAGAGGTGGCCACGACCAAATCAAAGTTAATCGATGCGCTTAATGTCATTTATAACGCAGTGACGAATGGCAATGTAGACTCGCGCCAACTTGAGGTGGTTAAGCGAGAGCAAATAGAAGATCTGCAAAACTACTTAGCGACACCGATCGGTAAATGGGGCTCAGCGATCAACAAAAACAGCTATATACCTAATAGCTACCACCGTTTAGCGACGGCGCCTGAGTTATCAATGGTTAATGAGCAACAGATAGAACAAGTCTATCAACAGCTGTTTGCGGTGAACCGTAATAACAAGCTGGTGATAGTGGGTGACCTCAGCGCGGCGCAAGTCGAGCCATTGATCAATCAGTTCATTGCAGCGATTCCATTAGAGCAAACACCAACTATGGCCATTGATGTGGGTCTGAATCTGACGCCACAGTTTCGCATCGATATGCCGATTCACAATGAGGACAGCAGCTTCTATTTGCTGCGTATGACCAATCCAACGGCCACAGCTACCAGCGCTCGTACTGCATTTATTGATGATATGATTCAACGTTTGCTAGCCAAACGCCTTACAGACTATGTACGTGAAGAGTTAGGTCTGGATTATGCGCCCGACGCCTTTAGCGCCGCGCAAGACAGTGAAACCATTACTGACTGGTTAATTGAGGCTCAGGTTAACCCTAGCGATATGGACAAAGTCGACCAAGCGGTGGTAACAGTTGTGCAAAGTATGCTTAGCAGTGTCACTCAAGATGACCTTGACCTAGTGGCTAAACAGTTGAGTGTTGCCTTAGCGCCTTTGGCGGACGAGCCTGTTGACCGTACTTGGTTTTATGCGCGCTACTTGGTGCATGGTTATGGCGTTGAGGCGTTAACCGATGTTGATGCTATGACCCAATCGATTACATTGGAAGAGTTTAAACAACGTATTACCGCCTCTTTTGGTGATAAGGCTATCACCACCAAATACACATTAACCCCGAAGCTATAA
- a CDS encoding esterase/lipase family protein: MKIIILHGLYMHGMVMKPLSYKLNGMGYRTEVLTYNSLAIDEQRVFSDIDRALCSKGKNILVGHSLGGLIIKHYLKARQPSARQVSHVLAIGSPLKGASIASKIQDIGLGAILGNAPDFGLTQHEEDWDFEQKLGSIAGTLPIGARSILISDDDKRSDGTVTVEETKIAGMTDHIEINNSHTSLIYGASTLEQIHHFIQYGRFKR, translated from the coding sequence ATGAAAATCATTATCTTACATGGTCTTTATATGCACGGAATGGTGATGAAACCACTTAGTTATAAGCTAAATGGCATGGGTTACCGAACTGAGGTACTCACCTACAATAGCCTCGCTATCGATGAGCAGCGAGTATTTAGCGATATTGATCGCGCCCTGTGCTCAAAAGGTAAAAACATTTTGGTCGGACACAGTTTAGGTGGGCTGATTATCAAGCACTACCTTAAAGCCAGGCAACCCTCCGCACGCCAAGTCTCTCATGTTTTAGCCATAGGCTCGCCGTTAAAAGGGGCATCCATCGCCTCTAAAATTCAGGATATAGGTTTAGGCGCAATTTTGGGCAACGCGCCCGACTTTGGCTTGACTCAGCACGAAGAGGATTGGGACTTTGAGCAAAAGCTAGGAAGCATTGCTGGCACATTGCCGATCGGCGCACGCTCGATTCTAATTAGTGATGATGACAAACGCTCGGATGGCACCGTGACAGTTGAAGAGACAAAAATTGCTGGAATGACCGATCACATTGAAATCAACAACAGCCACACCAGCTTAATTTATGGCGCATCGACCCTAGAGCAAATTCATCACTTTATCCAATACGGTCGATTCAAACGCTAG
- a CDS encoding FAD-binding and (Fe-S)-binding domain-containing protein, which yields MSKRINDNTYLQLQSLLAVEIDAERIVTEEAKRLAYGTDASFYRLVPKIVLRLKSLDEVVYAIQCCREMEVHFTFRAAGTSLSGQAVSDSVLITLTDDWRGHQIIDNGEKIILQPGVIGADANKYLAPFQRKIGPDPASINTCKIGGIAANNASGMCCGTAQNSYRTIDSIKVVFSDGTLLDTSCSDSIAAFRVARPDIIDGLNRLVAETQANAELSERIRHKYRLKNTTGYALNALVDFADPIEVLEHLMIGSEGTLGFIAEITYNTVVEHPYKASSLLVFADIEEASRAVTTLSKTPVAAVELMDGRALRSVADKPGMPEFIAQLDIEAAALLVETHASCQHSIDDQCQQIMASLADYSIIESVPFTLDANMVATLWGIRKGMFPAVGAVREVGTTVIIEDVAFPVENLANGVRDLQSLFDKYHYNEAIIFGHALEGNLHFVFTQGFDSQQEIDRYGQFMDDVAELVAVKYQGSLKAEHGTGRNMAPYVELEWGKDGYQLMQQIKTLFDPQGLLNPGVIINDNPHSHIENLKPMPAADDLVDRCIECGFCEPVCPSRTLTLSPRQRIVLYRELQRRRAAGEQTAATELEHIFEYQGLDTCAATGLCADRCPVGINTGDLVKQLRTAKYQKFTPIAKWTADHFATTTSLTRASLKANQIAVKVIGEGAVSGLTNGLRKLSGGKTPVWLAETPQSNSHKLEQAMELLVRSDKKVVYLPSCASRTMGQQTNAQDQRSLTEVTLSLIKKAGFEVIIPEALNDQCCGMPYDSKGMNEVADSKVKQLETALWKASYEGEYPVLMDTSPCAKRSIEHFTKPMEILEPTGFVTKYLLDHLSITPKQETVMLHVTCSSRRMGLEGDMQALAKACVSNVVVPEHIACCGWAGDKGFTTPELNEAAVHPLKSQVPADCTRGFSNSRTCEIGLSHHSGIPYQSILYLVDEVSAPL from the coding sequence ATGTCGAAACGTATCAATGACAACACCTACCTCCAACTCCAATCTCTACTCGCAGTCGAGATAGACGCGGAACGCATCGTGACCGAGGAGGCAAAGCGCCTCGCCTATGGTACCGATGCCAGTTTTTATCGTTTGGTGCCGAAAATCGTGCTGCGATTAAAAAGCCTAGATGAAGTCGTTTACGCGATTCAATGCTGCCGAGAGATGGAAGTACACTTTACGTTTCGCGCAGCGGGTACCAGTCTCTCCGGTCAGGCGGTCTCTGACTCTGTATTAATCACCCTGACCGATGATTGGCGCGGTCATCAAATCATTGATAATGGTGAAAAAATCATACTTCAGCCTGGAGTGATTGGCGCTGATGCCAACAAGTATCTCGCGCCTTTTCAACGTAAGATTGGCCCAGATCCTGCTTCAATTAACACCTGTAAAATCGGCGGTATCGCAGCCAACAACGCAAGCGGCATGTGCTGCGGTACCGCGCAAAACTCATACCGCACTATCGACAGCATCAAAGTGGTATTCAGCGATGGGACTCTGCTCGATACTAGTTGCAGCGACAGCATTGCTGCGTTTCGCGTAGCAAGGCCAGATATTATTGATGGACTGAACCGCCTTGTGGCAGAAACTCAAGCTAACGCCGAGCTAAGTGAACGCATCCGTCACAAATATCGCCTCAAGAACACCACAGGTTACGCACTGAACGCCTTGGTTGATTTTGCAGACCCGATCGAGGTTCTTGAGCACTTGATGATTGGCTCGGAAGGCACACTGGGTTTTATCGCCGAAATTACCTATAACACTGTGGTCGAGCATCCGTATAAAGCCTCTTCATTGTTGGTATTCGCCGATATTGAAGAAGCCAGTCGCGCGGTGACCACCTTATCGAAAACCCCTGTTGCGGCAGTAGAACTGATGGATGGCCGCGCCCTGCGCTCGGTAGCCGATAAGCCGGGAATGCCCGAATTTATTGCACAGCTTGATATTGAAGCTGCCGCGCTGTTAGTCGAGACCCACGCCAGTTGTCAGCACAGTATTGATGACCAGTGTCAGCAAATCATGGCATCGTTGGCTGACTACTCGATTATTGAATCCGTTCCCTTTACGCTCGATGCAAACATGGTCGCGACGCTGTGGGGTATCCGCAAAGGGATGTTCCCGGCCGTCGGCGCGGTGCGCGAAGTCGGTACCACGGTCATCATCGAAGATGTGGCGTTCCCGGTCGAGAACCTAGCCAACGGCGTTCGCGACCTGCAATCCCTGTTTGATAAGTACCATTACAACGAAGCGATCATTTTCGGTCATGCACTTGAGGGCAATTTGCACTTTGTCTTCACTCAAGGATTTGACTCGCAACAAGAGATCGATCGCTATGGTCAGTTTATGGATGATGTGGCCGAATTGGTGGCGGTTAAGTATCAGGGCTCTCTCAAAGCAGAGCATGGTACTGGACGCAACATGGCGCCGTATGTCGAGCTCGAATGGGGCAAAGACGGCTACCAACTCATGCAGCAAATCAAGACACTGTTTGATCCACAAGGTTTGCTCAATCCAGGGGTGATTATCAACGATAATCCTCACTCGCACATAGAAAACCTTAAGCCAATGCCCGCCGCCGATGACTTGGTTGACCGCTGTATTGAATGCGGTTTCTGTGAGCCCGTTTGCCCGTCTCGTACCTTAACCTTGTCGCCACGCCAGCGCATCGTGCTCTATCGTGAGTTACAAAGGCGACGTGCCGCCGGCGAACAGACCGCCGCCACAGAGCTTGAACACATTTTTGAGTACCAAGGTCTCGACACCTGTGCGGCGACTGGGTTGTGTGCGGACCGTTGTCCTGTAGGCATAAACACGGGTGATTTGGTCAAGCAACTGCGTACGGCCAAATACCAAAAATTCACCCCAATTGCCAAATGGACAGCGGACCATTTCGCAACCACCACCTCATTGACCCGCGCTTCGCTTAAAGCCAACCAAATCGCGGTGAAAGTGATTGGCGAAGGCGCGGTCAGTGGCCTGACAAATGGTCTGCGTAAGCTATCAGGAGGCAAAACACCTGTCTGGCTAGCCGAGACGCCACAATCAAATAGCCACAAGCTCGAACAAGCGATGGAGCTACTGGTGCGGTCCGACAAGAAAGTGGTTTACCTGCCCTCTTGCGCCTCTCGCACTATGGGCCAACAGACAAACGCTCAAGATCAGCGCAGTCTTACTGAGGTGACATTGTCACTTATTAAGAAAGCCGGTTTTGAGGTCATCATTCCCGAAGCGCTCAATGACCAGTGTTGTGGCATGCCATACGACAGTAAAGGCATGAATGAGGTGGCCGACAGTAAAGTCAAACAACTGGAAACAGCGCTGTGGAAAGCAAGTTATGAGGGAGAGTATCCCGTGCTGATGGATACCAGCCCGTGCGCCAAGCGAAGCATTGAACACTTCACTAAGCCGATGGAAATCCTCGAACCCACCGGCTTTGTCACCAAGTATCTCCTCGATCATTTGTCGATTACCCCAAAACAGGAAACGGTGATGTTACACGTAACCTGTAGTTCACGTCGTATGGGCTTGGAGGGCGATATGCAAGCTTTAGCCAAGGCCTGCGTTTCAAATGTGGTTGTGCCCGAACATATTGCCTGCTGTGGCTGGGCCGGTGACAAGGGCTTTACCACTCCAGAGCTGAATGAAGCAGCGGTACATCCCCTCAAGTCTCAAGTTCCTGCGGATTGCACTCGCGGCTTTAGTAATAGCCGTACTTGTGAAATCGGGCTTTCTCATCACAGTGGTATTCCTTACCAATCGATCCTCTACCTGGTCGATGAAGTCTCTGCTCCGCTATAA
- the lldD gene encoding FMN-dependent L-lactate dehydrogenase LldD yields the protein MIISASTDYRAAAKAKLPPFLFHYIDGGSYGEHTLRRNTEDLAEIALKQRVLKNMQDLSLETEIFGEQFSMPIALAPVGLTGMYARRGEVQAAKAAENKGIPFTMSTVSVCPIEEVVPAIQRPMWFQLYVLKDRGFMKNVLERAKAAGVTTLVFTVDMPVPGARYRDMHSGMSGPNAAMRRVFQAMRHPSWAVDVGLLGKPHDLGNISTYRGEPTKLEDYIGWLGANFDPSISWKDLEWIREFWDGPMVIKGILDEQDAKDAVSFGADGIVVSNHGGRQLDGVLSTAKALPTIADAVKGDLKIFVDSGIRTGLDVVRMLALGADCTLLGRSFIYALAAQGQAGVENLLDLYEKEMRVAMTLTGAKSIHDLNRDSLVNFK from the coding sequence ATGATCATCTCTGCTTCGACTGATTACCGTGCAGCGGCGAAAGCCAAACTGCCGCCGTTCCTCTTTCATTACATCGATGGCGGCTCCTATGGGGAGCACACGCTCAGAAGAAACACCGAAGATCTTGCCGAGATCGCCCTCAAGCAACGCGTATTGAAAAACATGCAGGATCTTAGCCTAGAAACAGAGATTTTTGGTGAGCAGTTTTCTATGCCCATCGCTCTGGCACCGGTTGGCCTCACTGGTATGTACGCAAGACGCGGTGAGGTGCAAGCGGCGAAAGCAGCGGAAAACAAAGGGATTCCCTTTACCATGTCGACAGTTTCTGTCTGTCCAATTGAAGAGGTTGTGCCTGCCATTCAGCGTCCAATGTGGTTCCAACTCTACGTACTCAAAGACCGTGGTTTTATGAAAAACGTCCTAGAGCGCGCCAAAGCCGCGGGGGTCACTACGCTGGTGTTTACCGTGGATATGCCAGTGCCGGGCGCGCGCTATCGCGACATGCATTCTGGTATGAGCGGCCCTAATGCAGCGATGCGCCGCGTGTTTCAAGCGATGCGCCACCCAAGCTGGGCGGTGGACGTTGGCCTGTTAGGTAAGCCTCACGACTTAGGTAACATTTCAACCTACCGCGGCGAGCCAACCAAACTTGAAGACTACATCGGCTGGCTTGGCGCTAACTTCGACCCTTCAATTTCATGGAAAGATCTCGAGTGGATTCGCGAGTTTTGGGATGGTCCAATGGTGATCAAAGGCATTCTGGATGAGCAAGATGCCAAAGATGCCGTTAGCTTTGGCGCTGATGGAATCGTGGTTTCTAACCATGGTGGACGCCAGCTTGACGGTGTACTCTCAACCGCCAAGGCATTGCCCACCATCGCGGATGCCGTAAAAGGTGACTTGAAGATCTTTGTCGATTCAGGCATTCGAACTGGCCTTGATGTGGTACGCATGCTTGCCCTTGGCGCAGACTGCACCTTACTGGGTCGTTCTTTTATCTACGCTCTGGCGGCGCAAGGCCAAGCGGGTGTAGAAAACCTGCTCGACTTGTACGAAAAGGAGATGCGGGTCGCGATGACGTTGACAGGAGCGAAAAGCATTCACGATCTCAACCGAGACTCATTAGTCAACTTTAAGTAA